The proteins below are encoded in one region of Dioscorea cayenensis subsp. rotundata cultivar TDr96_F1 chromosome 18, TDr96_F1_v2_PseudoChromosome.rev07_lg8_w22 25.fasta, whole genome shotgun sequence:
- the LOC120282113 gene encoding uncharacterized protein LOC120282113 has translation MEWGYTRGFLMPFFLFIVGVALGLAYKRVPNRVVATRKAILRALKLCLLGLVLQECLTSSISVNCELTTPNKHHCKEFPVNQTTEPAIDSSFDHSLLCLTNPVKEEEHFPSEKAG, from the exons ATGGAATGGGGTTACACTCGCGGATTTCTTATGcccttcttcttatttatagtTGGTGTTGCTCTTGGACTAGCATACAAG AGAGTGCCAAATAGAGTTGTTGCAACAAGAAAGGCTATACTCCGGGCTCTGAAGTTGTGCCTTTTAGGCCTTGTTCTCCAAG AGTGCTTGACATCTTCAATTTCTGTGAACTGTGAGTTGACAACTCCTAATAAACACCATTGCAAAGAGTTTCCTGTAAATCAGACAACGGAACCTGCTATTGATTCTTCCTTTGATCATTCACTCTTGTGTTTAACTAACCCTGTGAAG GAAGAGGAGCATTTTCCCAGTGAAAAGGCTGGGTGA